In Pseudomonadota bacterium, a genomic segment contains:
- a CDS encoding CaiB/BaiF CoA-transferase family protein gives MSNESSGPLAGIRVIELGQILAGPFTTTMLGYFGAEVIKIEAPGAGDPIRGWRTVRNGTSLWWHSHARNKKSVTINLKSPDGQQMVRDLCQHADVLVENFRPGQMERWGLGPDPIKAINPELIYTRISGYGQTGPDASKPGFASVCEGFGGFRYVNGVPGERPVRPNLSIGDTLAGIHAALGVCLALIARLRRKSDGGQVVDVSIFESVFNLLEGVVPEYSGAGQIREPAGTTITGIAPSNTYRCGDDKLIVIGANTDSMFERLMRAMGRDDLAEDPGLSSNAGRVEQQEMLDDAIETWTRTMTMTQALAALEEASVAGGPIYSVEDMFNDPQYQARELLESVTVDGEPLVIPAIVPRLTKTPGSTRWTGPKLGQHTDEVLSELLELSDEARSKLRSNGVI, from the coding sequence ATGAGTAACGAGAGCAGCGGCCCGCTCGCGGGCATTCGCGTGATCGAGCTCGGACAGATTCTCGCCGGCCCGTTCACCACAACCATGCTGGGCTATTTCGGCGCCGAGGTGATCAAAATAGAAGCGCCTGGTGCTGGCGATCCGATCCGAGGCTGGCGAACGGTTCGCAACGGCACATCGCTGTGGTGGCATAGCCACGCTAGAAACAAAAAGTCCGTCACCATCAACCTCAAAAGCCCGGACGGCCAGCAGATGGTTCGGGACCTGTGTCAGCACGCGGACGTGCTGGTGGAGAATTTCCGGCCTGGGCAGATGGAGCGCTGGGGCCTCGGGCCAGACCCGATCAAGGCGATCAATCCGGAACTGATCTACACCCGCATTTCGGGCTACGGACAGACCGGACCCGACGCGTCGAAGCCGGGTTTTGCATCGGTCTGCGAGGGGTTCGGCGGCTTTCGGTACGTCAACGGTGTCCCGGGCGAGCGGCCGGTGCGGCCCAATCTCAGTATCGGCGACACGCTGGCCGGCATCCACGCGGCGCTGGGCGTCTGTCTGGCGCTCATCGCCAGGCTTCGCCGCAAGTCCGATGGGGGGCAGGTGGTCGATGTGTCGATTTTTGAGAGCGTGTTCAACCTGCTGGAAGGCGTAGTTCCCGAGTATTCGGGCGCCGGCCAGATACGGGAGCCCGCCGGCACCACCATCACGGGTATCGCACCGTCCAATACCTATCGCTGCGGCGACGACAAGCTGATCGTGATCGGCGCCAACACCGATTCGATGTTCGAACGGCTGATGCGCGCTATGGGTCGAGACGATTTGGCGGAAGATCCCGGGCTCAGCAGCAATGCCGGTCGAGTAGAGCAGCAGGAGATGCTGGACGACGCAATCGAGACCTGGACCCGGACGATGACCATGACGCAGGCGTTGGCTGCACTGGAGGAAGCGTCGGTTGCCGGCGGTCCGATTTACAGCGTCGAGGACATGTTCAACGACCCTCAATATCAGGCTCGCGAGCTGCTCGAATCAGTCACCGTCGACGGCGAGCCGTTGGTGATCCCGGCGATTGTGCCGCGGCTGACCAAAACCCCAGGTAGTACGCGCTGGACTGGGCCGAAGCTGGGTCAGCACACCGACGAGGTGCTCTCGGAGCTGCTTGAGCTCAGCGACGAGGCGCGGAGCAAGCTGCGTAGCAACGGCGTGATCTAA